Proteins encoded together in one Synechococcus sp. A15-62 window:
- the acsF gene encoding magnesium-protoporphyrin IX monomethyl ester (oxidative) cyclase — protein MVPPTAVAEGSAVAIKDPVKDTILTPRFYTTDFEAMAAMDLRPNEAELEAICEEFRKDYNRHHFVRNEEFEGAADKLDPETRKVFIEFLEQSCTSEFSGFLLYKELSRRIKAKNPLLAECFAHMARDEARHAGFLNKSMSDFGMQLDLGFLTANKDYTFFKPKFIFYATYLSEKIGYWRYIAIYRHLEKNPDSKIFPIFNFFENWCQDENRHGDFFDALMKAQPDTVRGPIAKLWCRFFLLAVFATMYVRDVARKEFYEALGLDARTYDKMVIEKTNETSARVFPVVLDVNNDKFWTRLERLVANNAALDKADASDAIAPVKLLRKLPFWIGNGAEMAKLFLMPAIDSDRFQPAVR, from the coding sequence ATGGTCCCTCCCACCGCCGTGGCCGAAGGCAGCGCTGTAGCCATCAAGGATCCTGTCAAGGACACAATCCTGACCCCTCGCTTCTACACCACGGATTTCGAAGCGATGGCGGCGATGGATCTTCGGCCCAATGAGGCTGAACTGGAAGCCATCTGTGAGGAGTTCCGGAAGGATTACAACCGCCACCACTTCGTTCGTAACGAGGAGTTTGAGGGTGCTGCCGACAAGCTGGATCCTGAAACCCGCAAGGTGTTCATCGAATTCCTTGAGCAGAGCTGCACATCGGAATTTTCAGGATTCTTGCTCTACAAAGAGCTGAGCCGCCGGATCAAGGCCAAAAACCCTCTTCTGGCCGAGTGCTTTGCTCACATGGCTCGTGACGAAGCTCGCCACGCTGGCTTCCTCAACAAGTCGATGAGTGATTTCGGCATGCAGCTGGATCTCGGCTTCCTGACAGCCAACAAGGACTACACCTTCTTCAAGCCGAAATTCATCTTCTACGCCACCTACCTGTCTGAAAAGATCGGCTACTGGCGTTACATCGCCATTTATCGCCACCTCGAAAAGAACCCTGACAGCAAGATCTTCCCGATCTTCAACTTCTTCGAGAACTGGTGTCAGGACGAAAACCGTCATGGCGATTTCTTTGATGCCCTGATGAAGGCTCAACCGGATACGGTTCGTGGCCCGATCGCCAAACTCTGGTGCCGCTTCTTCCTGCTGGCGGTGTTCGCCACCATGTACGTGCGCGACGTAGCCCGCAAGGAGTTCTACGAGGCTCTCGGATTGGACGCTCGCACCTACGACAAGATGGTGATTGAGAAAACCAATGAGACGTCTGCGCGCGTTTTCCCTGTTGTTCTTGATGTCAACAACGACAAGTTCTGGACGCGCCTCGAACGCCTGGTTGCCAACAATGCCGCTCTGGACAAGGCTGATGCCAGCGATGCCATCGCTCCTGTGAAGTTGCTGCGGAAGCTGCCCTTCTGGATCGGTAACGGTGCCGAGATGGCCAAGCTGTTCCTGATGCCCGCGATCGACAGCGATCGTTTCCAGCCAGCTGTGCGCTGA
- a CDS encoding TMEM165/GDT1 family protein, translated as MTSEQTSPESRSFAAVLFSTFTTVFVAELGDKTQLATLLLSAQSGSPVLVFIGAALALIASSLVGVLVGQWLAKTLPPERLELMAGVLMVALGIWLGLQATRSLWLNAAS; from the coding sequence TTGACAAGTGAGCAAACCAGCCCCGAGTCGCGCAGCTTTGCTGCAGTGCTTTTCAGCACGTTCACCACTGTTTTTGTGGCTGAACTTGGCGACAAAACACAGTTGGCGACGCTGTTGCTCTCTGCCCAGTCCGGCTCACCTGTTCTGGTGTTCATCGGTGCCGCACTGGCGTTGATTGCTTCCAGCCTTGTGGGCGTTCTCGTTGGTCAATGGTTGGCCAAAACCCTGCCACCTGAGCGTCTTGAACTGATGGCCGGAGTGCTGATGGTGGCGCTTGGCATCTGGCTGGGTCTCCAGGCTACCCGTTCCCTTTGGCTCAATGCCGCGAGCTGA
- a CDS encoding YkgJ family cysteine cluster protein, giving the protein MSRDTPQWTCIKHCGACCRLAPEERADALEALSEEQQRTYLAMVGPDGWCIHYDTGSQRCRIYDERPDFCRVSGLGRLFDVPDDQFDAFAIACCHQQIRSTYGGRSGVMRRFNRAQNAGGSVDK; this is encoded by the coding sequence ATGAGTCGTGACACGCCGCAATGGACCTGCATCAAACACTGCGGAGCCTGTTGCCGACTGGCTCCGGAGGAACGGGCTGATGCCCTAGAGGCCTTGAGCGAAGAGCAACAACGGACCTATCTGGCCATGGTTGGACCCGACGGATGGTGCATTCACTACGACACGGGCAGTCAGCGCTGCAGGATCTATGACGAGCGTCCTGACTTCTGTCGTGTCAGTGGGTTGGGCCGTCTTTTTGACGTTCCCGACGATCAGTTCGACGCCTTCGCCATCGCTTGTTGCCATCAGCAGATTCGCAGCACCTACGGCGGTCGCAGTGGGGTGATGCGTAGGTTCAATCGCGCTCAGAACGCGGGAGGTTCTGTTGACAAGTGA
- a CDS encoding DUF6464 family protein — translation MLVELRHISGDRLIHRVDLEDPPQPGRWFVVEEQSFLVIQRRHRYALRNGRYVMASVALLVKPQARPADATPWRHGWVIGDPNCRFNARSPLLRCAVWPEGPCDSCSHREPR, via the coding sequence ATGCTTGTTGAATTGCGCCATATCAGTGGTGATCGTTTGATCCATCGTGTTGACCTTGAGGATCCACCACAACCGGGGCGTTGGTTTGTTGTTGAAGAGCAGTCTTTTCTTGTGATCCAACGTCGTCATCGTTATGCGCTTCGCAACGGTCGCTATGTGATGGCTTCGGTGGCCTTGTTGGTGAAACCCCAGGCTCGCCCTGCGGATGCAACACCCTGGCGACACGGCTGGGTGATCGGCGACCCGAACTGTCGTTTCAATGCCCGCAGCCCTTTGCTCCGCTGTGCCGTATGGCCAGAAGGGCCCTGCGACAGCTGCAGCCACCGTGAACCTCGCTGA
- a CDS encoding DUF2996 domain-containing protein encodes MSETPVEKQSSGQEAPAKPAPKAKPPKPEDKPFPEFIDTLFLPAVAKQLAEHNITADRLERVEGQRPVVGGECPMVVGELPGGRRFWVCFSKADINSSKVIALADAGSEPTLLESFLIDEKRMSLPLLVSRLLQRLNGQKWLGGN; translated from the coding sequence GTGAGCGAAACCCCAGTCGAGAAGCAGTCTTCAGGTCAAGAGGCCCCTGCCAAACCAGCGCCGAAAGCCAAGCCGCCCAAGCCGGAGGACAAGCCCTTCCCTGAATTCATCGACACACTGTTTCTGCCGGCTGTCGCCAAACAGCTCGCCGAACACAACATCACAGCTGATCGGCTCGAGCGCGTCGAGGGGCAGCGTCCCGTCGTCGGCGGTGAATGTCCGATGGTGGTCGGTGAACTTCCTGGGGGCCGCCGCTTCTGGGTTTGTTTCTCCAAGGCCGACATCAACAGCTCCAAGGTGATTGCCCTGGCTGATGCAGGCAGTGAGCCGACGCTGCTGGAGAGCTTTCTGATCGATGAGAAGCGGATGTCTTTGCCTCTTCTCGTCTCCCGCCTGTTGCAACGTCTCAACGGCCAAAAGTGGCTGGGAGGTAACTAA
- a CDS encoding TldD/PmbA family protein, which yields MTNAFSNQWQGLLESLLHRGSSAGADLVEVFLERTDHIGLLAEQDQITSVNPSFARGAGLRVFRDGRDGFVSTNDLSEAGLKRALDQAMAMLGLEAQQLTSPSAFEGLKQLTDHGVTKADWLERCPSLDQASQCLLQGTAHLNRLGQHLQVRRGSYARDWQEVLVAASDGTFARDIRLHQSTGLSVLAADGDHRSSIGRRYGSSDRPDDLRDWDSEASAAEVCNSAGTMLRADYVDAGQMPAVLANRFGGVIFHEACGHLLETTQIERGTTPFADRVGELIAHPAVTAIDEGLSGGSFGSLSMDDEGMAPERTVLIKDGVLQRFISDRAGELRTGHKRTGSGRRQSHAFAAASRMRNTFIDAGSHTPEQLIESVDQGLYCKAMGGGSVGPTGQFNFSVEEGYLIENGKLTKPVKGATLIGDAKEVMPRISMCANDLELAAGFCGSVSGSVFVTVGQPHIKVDSITVGGR from the coding sequence TTGACCAACGCCTTTTCGAATCAGTGGCAAGGACTCTTGGAGTCCTTGCTGCACCGTGGTAGCTCCGCAGGAGCCGACCTGGTGGAGGTGTTTCTCGAGCGCACCGACCACATCGGTTTGCTTGCTGAACAGGATCAGATCACTAGTGTCAACCCGTCCTTTGCCCGTGGCGCTGGCCTGAGGGTGTTTCGTGATGGCCGAGATGGCTTCGTCAGTACCAACGATCTGAGCGAAGCTGGCCTCAAGCGTGCCCTTGACCAGGCCATGGCCATGCTCGGTCTGGAGGCGCAACAGCTCACTTCCCCTTCAGCTTTTGAAGGGTTGAAGCAGCTGACCGACCACGGAGTGACAAAAGCCGACTGGCTGGAACGTTGTCCATCTCTCGATCAGGCGAGCCAGTGCCTGCTTCAGGGCACAGCCCATCTCAATCGTCTTGGTCAGCACCTTCAGGTGCGGCGGGGCAGTTACGCCCGTGACTGGCAGGAAGTGCTGGTGGCTGCATCCGATGGCACGTTCGCCCGCGACATTCGCCTGCATCAATCAACCGGTCTCTCCGTTCTCGCTGCCGACGGAGATCACCGATCCAGCATTGGCCGACGCTACGGAAGCTCCGATCGTCCGGACGATCTTCGGGACTGGGATTCCGAGGCCAGTGCAGCTGAAGTGTGCAACAGCGCTGGAACGATGTTGCGGGCCGACTACGTGGATGCAGGACAGATGCCGGCTGTTCTTGCCAACCGCTTCGGTGGCGTGATTTTCCACGAGGCCTGTGGCCATCTGCTCGAAACAACCCAGATTGAACGGGGCACCACTCCCTTCGCTGACCGCGTTGGTGAACTGATCGCTCACCCTGCTGTCACCGCCATCGATGAAGGGCTGAGTGGTGGCTCTTTCGGCTCCCTTTCGATGGATGACGAGGGAATGGCACCGGAGCGCACCGTTCTGATCAAAGACGGGGTGCTCCAACGGTTCATCAGTGATCGGGCCGGTGAACTGCGCACAGGCCACAAACGCACCGGAAGCGGCCGGCGTCAGAGCCATGCCTTCGCCGCAGCGAGCCGGATGCGCAACACCTTCATCGACGCGGGATCACATACTCCAGAGCAGTTGATTGAATCCGTCGACCAAGGCCTGTATTGCAAGGCCATGGGTGGGGGAAGTGTGGGCCCGACGGGTCAGTTCAATTTTTCCGTTGAAGAGGGGTATCTGATTGAAAACGGCAAACTCACCAAACCCGTGAAAGGCGCCACGTTGATCGGTGATGCCAAGGAGGTGATGCCTCGCATTTCCATGTGCGCCAACGATCTGGAACTGGCTGCCGGGTTTTGCGGATCCGTAAGTGGAAGTGTGTTCGTCACCGTGGGGCAACCCCACATCAAGGTTGATTCGATCACGGTTGGGGGCCGTTGA
- a CDS encoding TldD/PmbA family protein: MMSSNNSLNAKDLRDRLQTLASREGIRRWDLGAACSDDCSVQVDRGEAKQLKASQRSSITVRVWNSDGLVGITSTTDLSDSGLEQALVGAHAASRFGNPEEIPQFSPLSTAPLPELDRPLQPRQGILPLLDTLREAEADLLGRHPAIQTVPYNGLAESLSQSLYLNSDGALRQMERTQASLYLYARAEETGRKPRSGGAVRLGLGSSELDVQGCISEAVDRTVSHLDYQPIETGTYRVCFTPEAFLSLLGAFSSMFNARSVLDGVSLSQRDSIGSDLAVPFFNLHDDGLHPGHISAAAFDGEGTPTRRLSLIEGGTLRNFLHSEATARAFGVQPTGHAGLGAKVSVGPDWFVVGSNPQVSSGNSLDHRTESGPFVLIEDLSALHAGVKATQGSFSLPFDGWLVNNGERISVEAATVAGDIRSVLNGIAHLETDSEVTHRGVCPHVWVDGLSITGEA, encoded by the coding sequence ATGATGAGCAGCAACAACAGCCTTAACGCCAAAGATCTCAGGGATCGCCTTCAGACCCTTGCTTCACGCGAAGGGATTCGTCGTTGGGACCTTGGTGCCGCATGCAGTGACGACTGCTCCGTTCAGGTGGATCGCGGTGAAGCCAAACAACTCAAGGCCTCACAGCGCAGCTCAATCACCGTCCGGGTTTGGAACAGCGATGGCCTGGTGGGCATCACCAGCACCACCGACCTCTCCGACAGCGGCTTGGAACAAGCTCTGGTTGGGGCGCATGCGGCCAGTCGTTTCGGCAATCCAGAGGAAATCCCTCAGTTCTCACCACTCTCGACAGCCCCACTCCCAGAGCTCGATCGACCGCTTCAACCACGCCAGGGAATCCTCCCACTTCTGGACACCCTGCGGGAAGCAGAAGCCGATCTGCTCGGACGTCACCCCGCAATCCAAACAGTCCCCTACAACGGACTGGCGGAATCCCTGTCTCAAAGCCTCTATCTCAACAGTGATGGGGCACTGCGCCAGATGGAGCGCACCCAAGCCAGCCTCTATCTCTACGCAAGGGCGGAAGAAACAGGTCGCAAGCCCCGCAGTGGCGGTGCAGTTCGTCTGGGCCTTGGCAGCAGCGAACTGGATGTTCAGGGCTGCATCAGCGAAGCGGTTGACCGCACCGTCAGCCATCTGGACTATCAACCGATCGAAACAGGGACCTATCGGGTCTGTTTCACCCCTGAGGCTTTTCTCTCTCTGCTCGGTGCTTTTAGCAGCATGTTCAATGCTCGTTCCGTGCTCGATGGGGTGAGCTTGAGCCAGCGGGATTCGATTGGATCCGATCTGGCGGTTCCCTTCTTCAATCTCCACGATGACGGCCTCCACCCGGGACACATCAGTGCGGCAGCCTTTGATGGCGAGGGAACACCAACCCGGCGCCTCTCATTGATTGAGGGCGGAACACTGCGGAATTTCCTTCACTCGGAAGCCACGGCCCGAGCCTTCGGTGTTCAACCCACCGGCCATGCTGGGCTTGGAGCCAAGGTTTCGGTGGGTCCAGACTGGTTCGTGGTTGGTTCCAACCCGCAGGTCAGCAGTGGCAACAGCCTCGACCACCGCACCGAGTCTGGCCCTTTCGTGCTGATTGAGGATCTATCAGCGCTTCATGCCGGAGTAAAGGCCACCCAAGGTTCCTTCTCCTTGCCCTTCGATGGTTGGTTGGTGAACAACGGAGAACGGATTTCGGTTGAAGCAGCAACGGTTGCCGGCGACATCCGCTCTGTTCTCAACGGCATCGCTCATCTGGAAACTGATTCAGAAGTTACCCACCGTGGGGTTTGCCCCCATGTTTGGGTGGATGGTCTCTCCATCACCGGCGAAGCCTGA
- a CDS encoding DUF475 domain-containing protein — MDITSLPSLSDFFEGADQWGEVLALLPVLVLLELILSADNAVALAAIARSSRQPEQEKLALNLGIGIALVLRIALIIVAQWVLQNAWVQLLAAAYLVWLVVDHFNNRSVAEAESIEGNESSGLSRPFLNTVLLLAFTDLAFSIDSVAAAVAISDQIVLISTGAFIGIVALRFTSALFIRWLDLYPRLETAGFLAVAFVALRLIVHVVLPSLNQPDWLTLLVVLMLFAWGMSIRSNDLDQDESHAC, encoded by the coding sequence ATGGACATCACTTCGCTTCCTTCACTGTCGGATTTCTTCGAAGGTGCCGATCAATGGGGAGAGGTCTTGGCACTGCTGCCTGTTCTGGTGCTGCTGGAGCTGATCCTGTCGGCTGACAATGCCGTGGCCCTTGCGGCCATCGCCCGCAGCAGCCGCCAACCGGAGCAGGAAAAATTAGCCCTCAATCTGGGCATTGGCATTGCCCTGGTCTTGCGGATTGCCTTGATCATTGTGGCCCAGTGGGTGTTGCAAAACGCTTGGGTACAACTCCTGGCGGCCGCTTATCTGGTTTGGCTGGTGGTTGATCACTTCAACAATCGATCAGTCGCAGAAGCGGAGTCCATCGAGGGCAATGAATCCAGCGGTCTGTCCCGCCCCTTTCTGAACACGGTTCTGTTGCTGGCTTTCACAGATCTGGCGTTCTCCATCGATAGCGTGGCCGCAGCCGTGGCCATCAGTGATCAGATTGTGTTGATCAGTACGGGTGCCTTCATCGGCATCGTGGCGCTGCGTTTTACATCCGCCCTGTTCATCCGCTGGCTTGATCTGTATCCACGGCTGGAAACAGCCGGATTTCTCGCTGTTGCTTTTGTGGCGCTGCGCTTGATAGTTCACGTTGTCCTCCCAAGCCTCAATCAACCCGACTGGCTCACCCTGTTGGTGGTGCTGATGCTGTTTGCCTGGGGAATGTCGATCCGCAGCAACGATCTCGATCAGGACGAAAGCCATGCTTGTTGA
- the fmt gene encoding methionyl-tRNA formyltransferase: protein MKILFWGTPAYAVPTLDALHGAGHTVVGVVTQPDRRRGRGKQLVPSPVKARAEELGLPVFTPERIRRDDDCKAKLAALGADASVVVAFGQILPKDVLEQAPLGCWNGHGSLLPRWRGAGPIQWALLEGDQETGVGIMAMEEGLDTGPVLLEQRTSIELLDTSIALAERLSALTAELMVQAMPLIESTGTGPEDERLARLNVRVQAEGSTYARMLEKQDFQLDWSAPALSIHRKVMGLHPGAFTHWQGKRLKVLRTEPLIERLQDQLSAEGRTLVGQWPTGGHRPGTILAVIEDLGLVVSSSGCPLLIREAQLEGKARSTAPVLLQQLNATPGDRLGEG from the coding sequence TTGAAGATTCTGTTCTGGGGAACACCGGCCTATGCGGTGCCGACCCTTGATGCATTGCATGGGGCAGGTCACACCGTCGTTGGAGTGGTGACGCAGCCCGATCGGCGGCGGGGTCGAGGCAAACAGCTGGTTCCATCACCGGTGAAGGCGAGAGCCGAGGAACTCGGTCTACCGGTGTTCACCCCTGAACGGATCCGGCGGGATGACGATTGCAAAGCCAAGCTTGCTGCCCTCGGTGCTGATGCTTCGGTGGTTGTGGCCTTTGGACAGATCCTGCCCAAGGATGTTTTGGAGCAGGCGCCTCTGGGCTGCTGGAACGGCCACGGATCACTTCTACCGCGTTGGCGCGGTGCTGGTCCCATCCAGTGGGCTCTGCTCGAAGGGGATCAGGAAACAGGTGTGGGGATCATGGCCATGGAAGAAGGGCTCGATACCGGCCCTGTGCTGCTCGAACAACGCACCTCGATCGAGCTCCTGGATACCTCCATCGCCTTGGCCGAACGGCTCAGTGCTCTCACTGCAGAGCTGATGGTGCAGGCCATGCCGCTGATTGAATCGACGGGTACGGGTCCAGAAGACGAGAGATTGGCCAGGCTCAACGTGCGGGTTCAGGCCGAAGGGTCGACCTATGCCCGCATGCTGGAGAAACAGGATTTCCAATTGGATTGGTCAGCCCCTGCCCTCAGCATTCATCGCAAGGTGATGGGGCTTCATCCCGGAGCGTTCACCCACTGGCAGGGCAAACGCCTGAAGGTGTTGCGCACGGAGCCGTTGATCGAGCGCCTGCAGGATCAACTCAGCGCTGAGGGGCGCACCCTCGTGGGCCAATGGCCCACCGGCGGGCATCGCCCAGGGACGATCCTTGCAGTGATCGAGGATCTGGGGCTTGTGGTGAGCAGTTCAGGTTGTCCCCTTCTGATCCGGGAGGCGCAGCTGGAAGGAAAAGCACGCAGCACAGCCCCCGTTCTGTTGCAGCAACTCAACGCCACTCCAGGAGATCGGTTGGGCGAGGGTTGA
- a CDS encoding flavin prenyltransferase UbiX codes for MHPYVLAVTGASAQPLAERALQLLLQRGRAVHLVLSHGAHEVFRAEQGLSIPVDPLKQREFWRERLGVESGELTCHRWNDQAACIASGSYRTRAMVIVPCSMGTVGRIHAGIAADLIERCADVHLKERRPLVIAPREMPFNLIHLRNLTGLAEAGATIAAPIPAWYTRPDSLEEMVDFLVVRLFDGLEDELAPLNRWNGPLE; via the coding sequence ATGCATCCCTACGTTCTTGCGGTCACCGGTGCATCCGCCCAACCCCTGGCCGAGCGTGCCCTCCAGCTGCTCTTGCAGCGCGGGCGCGCTGTTCATCTCGTGCTCAGCCATGGCGCCCATGAGGTGTTTCGTGCGGAACAGGGGCTATCGATCCCCGTGGATCCTCTGAAGCAACGCGAGTTCTGGAGGGAGAGGCTTGGGGTCGAGAGCGGCGAACTCACCTGCCATCGCTGGAATGATCAAGCCGCCTGCATCGCCAGTGGTAGTTACCGAACCCGGGCGATGGTCATCGTTCCCTGCAGCATGGGAACCGTCGGTCGGATCCATGCCGGCATTGCCGCTGATCTGATCGAACGCTGCGCGGATGTGCACCTCAAGGAGCGTCGTCCCCTGGTGATTGCGCCCCGGGAGATGCCCTTCAACCTGATTCACCTCCGCAATCTCACCGGCCTCGCTGAAGCTGGAGCCACCATTGCCGCTCCCATTCCGGCCTGGTACACCAGGCCCGATTCCTTGGAGGAGATGGTGGACTTTCTGGTGGTGCGACTGTTCGATGGCTTGGAGGACGAACTCGCACCCCTGAACCGCTGGAACGGCCCCCTGGAATGA
- the psb30 gene encoding photosystem II reaction center protein Ycf12/Psb30 produces MGFDIHLIANFAALAMITIAGPAVIFILFYRRGAL; encoded by the coding sequence ATGGGCTTTGACATTCACCTGATCGCCAACTTTGCCGCCCTGGCGATGATCACCATTGCTGGTCCTGCTGTCATCTTCATCCTCTTCTACCGTCGCGGCGCGCTCTGA
- a CDS encoding RNB domain-containing ribonuclease, which yields MKFTVADLLDQLSTEHPSEPDQLAKILKLSNKTDKAALELAVSSLMKIGVIEQTSEGGLTRPPESDLIDARLRCSSKGFCFAIRDDGGEDIYIRDHQLNHAWNGDRVLVRVTREGGRRRSPEGGVQCILERATQSLLAQVEQQTEQLLASPLDDRVLAGIELPAEDAKHLPGDEVSSVVEVRIDRYPVAQHAAAGHVVRSLPLNGGPVADRDLLLTKTGLQDRPAAPRSSGKTPAAKGRVDLTDQPSLLLKGWSQQDAPGLPAVHVEPKDGGCRLWVHAPSVGERIGIGNSLDACLRDRGEALCLGEVWQPLLTPSLNKVTSFSAGSEADAISVRIDIAANGEATDWEFMLSSVRPVADVSADQLTALAERKPKARSIPVALKPIKDQLGQLETLRFCNTLLLEHESSSGVVQLDLCPPQLEALGDLRSADPSGLRHRWVDAFNPVDPHAFLQPLLRAADRAWTAQRLDLQLPGITIEADEPDGSVLTDVAKTAIALDLPLELDDDGCPSASELIQVFKDSSQRRVLEQQLSHALPPLSLVASTDATSAAADPDGEDAAPIRPNTSLTPWTCATQHYAHLVNQQVIVALLTDAKDRPTVRHKTRLKLGLKGAGADLTWPLFTASQDEKLNGLVSERTVQRLNTRRRQVLELEKDLLSMIQARSAQPLIGEQVEGRISGVQSYGFFVEVGESRVEGLVHVSSLNDDWYEYRSRQNRLVGRKNRQTYQLGDAVQVRVINVDVLRNQIDLEVISQGSDASSEPESSEPLPVALSER from the coding sequence ATGAAATTTACGGTTGCCGATCTGCTGGATCAGCTCTCGACAGAGCATCCCTCTGAGCCAGACCAACTGGCCAAGATCCTCAAGCTCAGCAACAAGACGGACAAAGCGGCGCTTGAACTTGCGGTTTCATCACTGATGAAAATCGGTGTGATCGAGCAGACGAGTGAGGGTGGACTTACACGGCCCCCAGAGAGTGATCTGATTGATGCTCGCCTGCGCTGCAGCAGCAAAGGCTTCTGCTTTGCCATTCGCGATGACGGCGGTGAGGACATTTACATCCGTGACCATCAGCTGAACCACGCCTGGAACGGTGATCGAGTGCTGGTGCGGGTGACGCGGGAGGGCGGCCGCCGCCGTTCTCCAGAAGGTGGCGTTCAATGCATCCTGGAACGGGCCACGCAATCGCTCCTGGCGCAGGTGGAGCAGCAGACTGAACAGCTGCTGGCCTCACCTTTGGATGACCGGGTGCTTGCTGGCATTGAATTGCCAGCAGAGGATGCGAAGCACCTGCCCGGCGATGAGGTCTCCAGCGTTGTTGAGGTACGGATCGACCGCTATCCCGTGGCTCAGCATGCTGCGGCCGGCCATGTTGTTCGATCTCTCCCGCTCAATGGCGGACCGGTGGCAGATCGAGACCTGCTGCTGACCAAGACTGGGCTTCAGGACCGACCTGCAGCACCCCGAAGCTCTGGCAAAACACCTGCGGCCAAGGGTCGGGTTGATCTCACCGACCAGCCTTCGCTGCTTCTCAAAGGATGGAGTCAGCAGGACGCGCCGGGGTTGCCTGCCGTGCACGTTGAACCCAAGGACGGCGGATGTCGCCTCTGGGTCCATGCACCCAGCGTGGGCGAGCGGATCGGGATAGGCAACAGCCTTGATGCATGCCTGCGTGATCGCGGCGAAGCGCTTTGCCTCGGTGAGGTCTGGCAACCCCTGCTGACTCCATCCCTTAATAAGGTCACCAGCTTCTCAGCCGGTTCCGAGGCTGACGCCATCAGCGTTCGGATCGATATTGCAGCCAACGGTGAGGCGACCGATTGGGAGTTCATGCTGAGTTCGGTGCGCCCCGTCGCCGACGTGAGCGCCGATCAGTTGACCGCCCTTGCGGAACGCAAACCCAAGGCACGCAGCATTCCTGTGGCTCTCAAACCGATCAAAGACCAGCTCGGTCAGCTAGAGACCCTGCGGTTCTGCAACACCCTGCTGTTGGAGCATGAGAGCAGCAGCGGAGTTGTACAACTCGATCTCTGCCCTCCACAGCTGGAAGCCCTTGGTGACCTGCGCAGCGCAGATCCATCCGGTTTGCGGCATCGCTGGGTTGATGCGTTCAACCCGGTGGACCCCCATGCGTTCCTTCAGCCTCTGTTGAGGGCTGCCGACCGTGCATGGACCGCACAACGACTCGATCTCCAATTGCCTGGAATCACCATCGAGGCGGATGAACCCGATGGCAGCGTGCTGACCGATGTGGCGAAGACGGCCATTGCCTTAGATCTTCCACTGGAACTGGATGACGACGGTTGCCCATCAGCTTCGGAACTGATTCAGGTGTTCAAGGACAGCAGTCAACGCCGCGTGCTTGAACAGCAGCTCAGTCATGCTCTGCCACCGCTCAGCCTTGTGGCATCCACAGACGCCACCTCAGCGGCAGCAGATCCCGATGGGGAAGATGCTGCTCCAATCCGCCCGAACACTTCACTGACCCCCTGGACCTGTGCAACTCAGCACTACGCCCACCTGGTGAACCAACAGGTGATCGTTGCGCTGCTCACCGATGCAAAGGATCGTCCAACCGTGCGTCACAAGACGCGTCTGAAGCTTGGGCTCAAGGGTGCCGGTGCTGATCTCACATGGCCCCTGTTCACGGCATCACAGGACGAGAAGCTGAACGGATTGGTGAGTGAGCGCACGGTGCAACGGCTCAACACCCGTCGGCGCCAGGTGTTGGAACTGGAGAAGGATCTGCTGTCGATGATCCAGGCCCGTTCAGCCCAGCCCCTGATCGGCGAACAAGTGGAGGGGCGCATCAGCGGTGTGCAGAGCTATGGCTTTTTCGTGGAAGTCGGGGAGAGTCGCGTTGAGGGGCTCGTTCATGTGAGCTCCCTCAACGATGACTGGTACGAGTACAGATCACGCCAGAATCGCCTGGTCGGTCGCAAGAACCGTCAGACCTATCAACTCGGTGATGCCGTTCAGGTGCGCGTGATCAATGTGGATGTTCTGCGCAATCAGATCGACCTTGAGGTCATCAGCCAGGGATCCGATGCCTCCAGCGAGCCTGAATCATCGGAGCCGCTGCCTGTTGCCCTCAGCGAGCGCTGA
- a CDS encoding TMEM165/GDT1 family protein, with product MDFPLLISTFLTVFLAELGDKTQLATVAISGTSNRPLAVFLGSSSALVLASLLGAFAGGSVATVIPSDLLQLLASLGFLVIGGRLLVPLFRDAEPTTERDQTPES from the coding sequence ATGGATTTTCCGCTCCTGATTTCCACCTTCCTCACCGTGTTTCTGGCTGAACTCGGTGACAAGACCCAACTCGCCACAGTGGCGATCAGTGGGACGTCCAATCGCCCCCTGGCCGTGTTCCTCGGTTCATCATCCGCTTTGGTTCTTGCCAGTTTGCTGGGGGCCTTTGCCGGTGGTTCCGTCGCGACAGTCATTCCCAGCGACCTGCTGCAGCTGTTGGCCTCTTTGGGTTTTCTCGTGATCGGTGGCCGCTTGCTGGTTCCTCTCTTCCGTGATGCGGAACCCACCACAGAGCGGGATCAAACTCCTGAGTCTTAA